Genomic window (Paenibacillus sp. PK3_47):
GGAAAGGCTCCGCAGGGGCGAAGTGGCCTCCATTCTTGCGGTTATGGCATAGACAGACCATCAGCTTGACAGACGGCTTAGGGGACGGCCTGTCCCCTTTCTTTTTTACAGCCGAAAAATGAGCCCCCAAATACGAAATCTGAACCCTAGCGCAAATACGCCAACCCAACTACAATAAATACATAGAGCTGAAAGCGCTTTACACATAAAAACAGATAGGTATTCTGGAGGTCCATATGATGGAGAAAAAAAGAAATGCCGATGTAAATCCGGTCCTGATACCGCCGCTTCCGCCCGTAATCGAAACCGGTAAAGTTAACAAAAGCCCGCTCTGGAAAAGGCTTCTGGCTCAGAAGCATTTGCAGACCATGGCACTGCTCGGCGTGGTGTGGATGATTATTTTCAACTACATTCCGATGTACGGGCTGATCATTTCCTTCAAGGATTACAACATCGTCAAATCGATTGCCGAAGCGCCGTGGGTCGGACTTGAGCATTTCAGAGAATTTCTGGATGACGACGATCTGCCGAATGTAATCAAGAATACGCTCGGCATCAGCCTAATCAAGCTGCTGGTCGGATTTCCGCTGCCGATCATCTTTGCACTCTTTCTTAATGAGGTCCGTTCCCTCCGCTACAAAAAGGCGATCCAGACAATCTCCTACCTGCCGCACTTTCTGTCATGGGTAGTCCTGGGCGGGATCCTGGCGACTTGGCTGGCCGATGTGGGGATTATCAACAACATTCTGCTGGCGCTCAACGTCATTGACAAGCCGATTACTTATCTGGCAGAACCCAGCTATTTCTGGACGATCATCATTACCTCCGACATCTGGAAGGAGCTCGGCTGGTCGGCCATTATCTATCTGGCGGCAATCGCCGGAGTATCGCCGGAGATGTATGAAGCGGCTACAATTGATGGAGCCGGACGTTTTCAGAAAATGTGGTATGTCACACTGCCGTCGATCCGCTCAACCATCAGCATTCTGTTTATTCTTGCAGTCAGCGGTGTGCTCAATTCCAACTTCGACCAGATCCTGGTTCTGCGGAATTCACTTAACGACAGTGCAAGTAATGTTA
Coding sequences:
- a CDS encoding ABC transporter permease subunit, with translation MEKKRNADVNPVLIPPLPPVIETGKVNKSPLWKRLLAQKHLQTMALLGVVWMIIFNYIPMYGLIISFKDYNIVKSIAEAPWVGLEHFREFLDDDDLPNVIKNTLGISLIKLLVGFPLPIIFALFLNEVRSLRYKKAIQTISYLPHFLSWVVLGGILATWLADVGIINNILLALNVIDKPITYLAEPSYFWTIIITSDIWKELGWSAIIYLAAIAGVSPEMYEAATIDGAGRFQKMWYVTLPSIRSTISILFILAVSGVLNSNFDQILVLRNSLNDSASNVIDYYIYYTGIVSNRFSYSAAVTLIKAVIALILLLIANQVSKKINDTSLF